The proteins below are encoded in one region of Bacillus vallismortis:
- a CDS encoding YqzG/YhdC family protein, translated as MMIKPCVICLSLLVFGTSAAHAEEMPLMAARHISKWEELAVKEAKKRYPLAQVLFKQKVWDRKRKDEAVKQYHLTLKEGSKEFGVFVTISFNPYSQKVHKIAILEEYQ; from the coding sequence ATAATGATCAAACCGTGTGTGATTTGTCTTTCTCTTCTCGTTTTCGGCACCTCTGCCGCTCACGCAGAAGAAATGCCGCTTATGGCCGCCCGCCACATATCTAAATGGGAAGAGCTTGCAGTGAAAGAAGCAAAAAAAAGGTACCCGCTCGCACAGGTACTGTTCAAACAAAAAGTATGGGACCGCAAAAGAAAAGATGAGGCAGTGAAGCAATACCATTTAACCCTAAAGGAAGGATCAAAGGAATTTGGCGTATTTGTCACAATTTCATTCAATCCGTATAGCCAAAAGGTTCATAAAATTGCCATATTAGAAGAATATCAATAA
- the tapA gene encoding amyloid fiber anchoring/assembly protein TapA: MFRLFRNQLKAMTKLKVLLFFQLSVIFSLTAAICLQISGDTSAAFHDTETLNMSLQTCKDFQHTDKNCHYDKRWDQSDLHLSDQTNTKGTVCSPVTLFAKFENTGEKLKKSKWKWELHKLENARKPLKDGNVIEKGFISKQIGDSLYKIETKKKMKPGMYVFKVYKPAGYPADGSTFEWSEPMTLARCDEKPTVPKKETKPAVKKAKETSQKDMQEKTNEEDGPQEAVTTKDKDTQSVEKESGEEDEKSNEDDQ, translated from the coding sequence ATGTTTCGATTGTTCCGCAATCAGCTAAAAGCGATGACGAAACTGAAAGTGCTGCTTTTTTTTCAGCTTTCAGTCATTTTCAGTCTGACTGCCGCGATTTGCTTACAAATTTCCGGTGACACAAGCGCTGCTTTTCATGATACAGAAACATTAAATATGTCACTTCAAACGTGTAAAGACTTTCAGCATACAGATAAAAACTGTCATTACGATAAACGCTGGGACCAAAGTGATTTGCACCTGTCAGATCAAACGAATACGAAAGGCACTGTATGCTCACCTGTCACTTTATTTGCTAAGTTCGAAAATACAGGTGAGAAACTGAAGAAATCAAAATGGAAGTGGGAGCTTCATAAGCTGGAAAACGCCCGCAAGCCATTAAAGGATGGAAACGTGATCGAAAAAGGGTTCATTTCCAAGCAAATTGGCGATTCACTATATAAAATCGAAACGAAGAAAAAAATGAAACCCGGCATGTATGTATTTAAAGTATATAAACCGGCCGGATATCCTGCAGACGGCAGTACTTTTGAGTGGTCGGAGCCAATGACGCTTGCAAGGTGCGATGAAAAACCGACAGTCCCGAAAAAAGAAACGAAGCCTGCCGTCAAAAAGGCGAAGGAAACATCACAAAAGGATATGCAAGAAAAAACAAATGAAGAGGACGGACCTCAAGAAGCGGTAACAACGAAAGATAAAGATACTCAATCAGTTGAGAAGGAAAGCGGGGAAGAGGATGAAAAAAGCAATGAAGATGATCAGTAA
- a CDS encoding YqhG family protein encodes MRQQEVHDFLLRFFQGNSCPIVDQGSGYMTVQLTVEMDKQIMNRPFYWHWREKTGGDPKPMKITFITDKETAPKDLDGEFIYFGAPRLFQMFKAVKQNGRFTRMYEKIESAGAKVPLQPWLSINVTISYQSDMKKDKLLSLGLHLVSGTIIEHFQSKLTQLSLTSHICDYCFTISPIIKPASGLKRMENYIAKSAMQEPSDWAEQAVNRWENDLSLLDKFYEHTEEKPEEYHLEKQALKSLYQPKISIEIENGGLFYLQNNISS; translated from the coding sequence GTGAGACAGCAAGAGGTTCACGATTTTCTGCTTCGTTTTTTCCAGGGAAACAGCTGCCCGATCGTCGATCAAGGTTCCGGCTATATGACAGTGCAGCTTACCGTTGAAATGGACAAACAGATCATGAACCGCCCTTTCTACTGGCACTGGCGCGAGAAGACAGGCGGCGATCCGAAACCGATGAAAATCACTTTTATAACAGATAAAGAAACTGCACCAAAAGACCTAGATGGCGAATTTATTTATTTTGGGGCCCCCCGCCTTTTTCAAATGTTCAAAGCTGTTAAACAAAATGGGAGATTTACCAGAATGTATGAGAAAATTGAGTCAGCTGGAGCTAAAGTCCCACTTCAGCCTTGGCTTAGTATAAATGTCACGATTTCATACCAGTCCGACATGAAAAAGGATAAGCTATTGTCACTAGGTCTTCACCTAGTCTCTGGAACCATCATTGAACATTTTCAAAGCAAGCTCACACAGCTTTCACTGACGTCTCACATCTGTGACTATTGCTTCACCATATCACCTATCATCAAACCGGCAAGCGGCCTTAAGCGGATGGAAAACTATATTGCCAAATCCGCTATGCAGGAGCCGTCAGACTGGGCAGAACAGGCGGTGAACAGGTGGGAGAATGACTTGTCATTGCTTGATAAGTTTTATGAGCATACAGAAGAAAAACCAGAAGAGTATCATCTAGAAAAACAGGCGCTAAAATCCCTGTATCAACCGAAGATATCAATAGAAATTGAAAATGGCGGTTTATTTTATTTGCAAAATAATATTTCAAGCTAA
- a CDS encoding IS1182 family transposase yields the protein MFHTRNSSQNAAEFVLLDQLVEEDHLLRKIDKHIDFSFIIEKVKPYYSENKGRPSLDPLILFKMMFIGYLYGIRSERQLEKEIYYNMAYRWFLGLNINDPVPHHSTISWNRRTRFKDTTIFQDIFDEVVLQAINHDMVGGRVLFTDSTHLKANANKHKYTRKTIEQDTQNYIKDLNEAIQEDREEHGKKPLPAKEEVKAEKEIRHSTTDPESGYMYRENKPEGFFYLDHRTTDMKHNIITDAYVTPGNVHDSVPYLDRLDHQIARFDFEVEAVALDSGYLTTPICKGLADRHIFGVIAHRRYHPTRGLFPKWKFHYDSEKDRYICPNQQTLTYSTTDRKGYRSYKSNPETCSACPLLEQCTRSKHRQKVITRHVWEDHKEKVRQNRLSVSGKTLYKKRKEKIERSFADSKQLHGLRYCRLRGKRNVSEQVLLTAACQNMKKIATYLAKQS from the coding sequence ATGTTCCACACAAGAAATTCTTCTCAAAACGCAGCTGAATTTGTTCTGCTTGACCAACTCGTCGAAGAGGATCACCTGCTTCGAAAAATTGATAAACACATTGACTTCTCTTTTATCATTGAAAAGGTTAAGCCTTACTACAGCGAAAACAAAGGCCGCCCCTCACTCGATCCGCTGATTTTATTCAAAATGATGTTTATCGGCTACCTCTACGGTATCCGTTCAGAAAGACAGCTTGAAAAAGAAATTTATTACAATATGGCGTACAGATGGTTTTTGGGCCTGAATATCAATGACCCAGTTCCGCACCACTCCACCATCAGCTGGAACAGACGCACACGCTTTAAAGATACAACGATTTTCCAAGACATTTTTGATGAGGTCGTTCTTCAGGCCATCAATCATGATATGGTGGGCGGACGTGTCCTTTTCACTGATTCAACTCATCTGAAAGCCAATGCCAACAAGCACAAATACACAAGAAAAACGATTGAACAGGATACACAAAACTATATCAAAGATTTAAATGAAGCCATTCAAGAAGATCGAGAGGAGCACGGAAAAAAGCCATTACCGGCCAAAGAGGAGGTGAAAGCTGAAAAAGAGATCCGCCACAGTACCACTGATCCGGAAAGTGGTTATATGTATCGCGAAAACAAACCGGAGGGTTTCTTTTACTTAGATCACCGAACAACGGATATGAAACATAACATTATCACCGACGCCTATGTTACGCCTGGAAATGTCCATGATTCTGTGCCTTATCTTGACCGATTAGATCACCAAATTGCACGATTTGATTTTGAAGTAGAAGCCGTCGCTCTTGATTCTGGTTATTTGACGACTCCGATCTGTAAAGGGTTAGCTGACCGCCATATTTTTGGCGTTATTGCGCATAGACGATATCACCCTACTAGAGGCTTGTTTCCAAAATGGAAGTTTCATTATGACAGTGAAAAAGACAGATACATTTGCCCGAACCAGCAAACACTTACATACTCAACAACTGACCGAAAAGGCTACCGGTCATATAAATCAAATCCTGAAACCTGTTCCGCGTGCCCATTGCTTGAACAATGCACAAGATCAAAGCACCGCCAAAAGGTCATCACCCGGCATGTATGGGAGGACCACAAAGAAAAGGTCAGACAAAATCGCTTATCTGTTTCAGGAAAAACCCTCTATAAAAAAAGAAAAGAAAAAATAGAGCGAAGCTTTGCAGATTCAAAACAGCTGCATGGGCTTCGCTATTGCAGGTTGAGGGGAAAACGGAATGTGAGTGAACAAGTTCTCCTCACAGCCGCATGCCAGAACATGAAGAAGATTGCCACATACCTAGCTAAGCAGAGCTAG
- the gcvPA gene encoding aminomethyl-transferring glycine dehydrogenase subunit GcvPA yields MKHRYLPATEKDKQEMLAAIGVSGVDELFADIPENVKYKKEYQIKKAKSETELTRELAKLASKNSDTVQHASFLGAGVYDHYQPVIVDHVISRSEFYTAYTPYQPEISQGELQAIFEFQTMICELTGMDIANSSMYDGGTALAEAAMLASGHTKKKKIVVSKTVHPESREVLKTYAKGQYIEVVEVPSADGVTDLDALRQTVCEDTAAVIVQYPNFFGRIEPLKDIEPIAHQGKSMFIVSANPLALGLLTPPGKFQADIVVGDAQPFGIPSAYGGPHCGFFAVTKKLMRKVPGRLVGQTEDENGKRGFVLTLQAREQHIRRDKATSNICSNQALNALAASVAMTALGKNGVKEIARQNILKANYAKQEAKKAGLLIIFDGPMFNEFVIKLDEPVKAVNQRLLTKGIIGGYDLGLTYSGMDCQMLIAVTELRTKEEIDALIQELGDRHE; encoded by the coding sequence ATGAAGCACCGTTATTTGCCCGCAACAGAAAAGGATAAACAGGAAATGCTTGCCGCGATCGGCGTAAGCGGCGTCGATGAACTATTTGCTGATATACCGGAAAACGTCAAATATAAAAAAGAGTATCAAATCAAAAAAGCGAAATCAGAAACCGAGCTCACAAGAGAGCTGGCAAAGCTGGCCTCTAAAAATAGCGATACCGTACAACACGCCTCTTTTTTGGGAGCGGGTGTATATGACCACTATCAGCCTGTGATCGTGGATCATGTTATTTCACGCTCTGAGTTTTATACGGCGTATACGCCGTATCAGCCGGAAATTTCGCAAGGGGAGCTTCAGGCCATTTTCGAATTCCAAACGATGATCTGTGAGCTGACAGGAATGGATATTGCCAACTCCTCTATGTATGACGGCGGAACAGCCTTGGCAGAAGCGGCAATGCTTGCTTCCGGCCATACGAAAAAGAAAAAAATCGTTGTGTCAAAAACCGTGCATCCAGAATCGAGAGAAGTGCTGAAAACGTACGCAAAAGGCCAGTATATTGAAGTTGTTGAAGTTCCCAGTGCGGATGGTGTCACAGATCTTGACGCTTTGCGCCAAACCGTTTGCGAGGATACAGCCGCAGTGATCGTTCAGTACCCGAATTTTTTTGGACGGATCGAGCCATTAAAGGATATTGAGCCTATCGCTCATCAAGGGAAATCCATGTTCATTGTGTCAGCCAACCCGCTTGCGTTAGGCCTCCTCACTCCGCCGGGCAAGTTTCAGGCTGATATTGTCGTCGGCGATGCGCAGCCTTTCGGCATTCCTTCAGCATACGGCGGCCCGCATTGCGGCTTTTTCGCCGTCACGAAAAAGTTAATGAGAAAGGTGCCGGGCCGTCTCGTCGGACAAACGGAAGACGAAAACGGCAAAAGAGGATTTGTGCTTACATTACAAGCCAGAGAACAGCATATCCGCCGGGATAAAGCGACATCAAATATATGCTCGAATCAAGCTTTAAATGCACTGGCAGCTTCTGTCGCCATGACAGCTCTCGGGAAAAACGGCGTAAAAGAAATCGCCCGCCAAAATATCCTAAAAGCCAACTATGCAAAGCAAGAAGCGAAAAAAGCGGGCCTCCTCATTATATTTGACGGCCCGATGTTTAATGAATTTGTCATCAAACTGGATGAACCGGTGAAAGCTGTGAACCAGCGTTTGCTGACAAAAGGCATCATCGGCGGATATGATCTTGGGCTGACGTATTCAGGGATGGACTGTCAAATGCTGATTGCTGTAACGGAGCTGAGAACAAAAGAAGAAATTGACGCACTCATTCAGGAATTGGGGGATCGCCATGAATAA
- a CDS encoding DEAD/DEAH box helicase has translation MDAELIYDTKWPEEFAERLQHDGPWANWELYKLSAEIQETLAIPEFKGLRAPLYLPSFTPLPHQLEVAQKVVEKMNGKAILADEVGLGKTVEAGLILKEYMIRGLAKKILILVPASLVSQWVKELQEKFLIPAVEQKKSYVWEQSDIVVSSIDTAKRSPHREIVLSIPYDLVIIDEAHKLKNSKTKNYEFVRNLVKKYCLLLTATPIQNRIEEIFNLVSLLKPGHLGSQNHFQEEFANKKSSLEAHEHLKDLVNKVMIRNRRRDTGLTWKQRHVETVPIEFSPSEQALYDEISSLKEGINKPASMFSIMTLQRECCSSREAVYMTLKKMLDQKEKQAPAIDENTISVLIDRINQVTQNSKALQVVDLIKKIDDKVIIFTEYRATQIYLQWFLQQNGISSVPFRGGFKRGKKDWMKDLFRGKVQVLIATEAGGEGINLQFCNHMINYDLPWNPMRLEQRIGRIHRLGQERDVHIYNMATKHTVEEHILKLLYEKIHLFEKVVGELDDILTKIQVNNFEEHLHDILYHSATEEEMKIKMDNLTSFLSYKKQQPAEKRGS, from the coding sequence ATGGACGCAGAATTGATCTACGATACAAAATGGCCTGAAGAATTCGCGGAAAGGCTTCAACATGATGGCCCTTGGGCGAACTGGGAACTGTACAAGCTCTCTGCAGAAATCCAGGAAACATTAGCTATACCTGAATTTAAAGGCTTACGGGCTCCTTTATACCTGCCTTCCTTTACACCGCTCCCGCACCAGCTTGAGGTTGCGCAAAAAGTGGTTGAAAAAATGAACGGAAAAGCGATTTTAGCAGATGAGGTGGGTCTCGGGAAAACAGTTGAAGCGGGACTGATTCTAAAAGAATATATGATTCGCGGATTAGCCAAGAAAATTTTGATCCTTGTGCCCGCGTCCCTTGTGTCGCAGTGGGTCAAAGAGCTTCAGGAAAAATTTTTGATCCCAGCCGTTGAACAAAAGAAAAGCTACGTGTGGGAGCAGAGCGATATTGTCGTCTCATCAATCGATACCGCAAAGCGTTCGCCCCACCGGGAAATCGTGCTGTCTATTCCATATGATCTCGTTATTATTGACGAGGCACACAAACTGAAAAATAGCAAAACGAAGAACTATGAATTTGTCCGGAATCTCGTAAAAAAATATTGCCTGCTTCTTACAGCGACGCCAATTCAAAACCGTATCGAAGAAATTTTCAATTTGGTGTCCTTATTAAAACCCGGCCATTTAGGCAGTCAAAATCACTTTCAAGAAGAGTTCGCCAATAAGAAATCCAGTTTAGAAGCGCATGAGCATTTAAAAGATCTTGTAAATAAAGTCATGATCCGAAACAGGCGGCGTGATACTGGACTGACTTGGAAACAGCGGCATGTTGAAACAGTGCCGATTGAATTTTCTCCATCAGAACAAGCGCTTTACGATGAAATTTCCAGTCTGAAGGAGGGCATCAATAAACCGGCCAGCATGTTCTCGATTATGACATTGCAAAGAGAGTGCTGTTCAAGCAGAGAAGCGGTATATATGACGCTGAAAAAAATGCTCGATCAAAAAGAAAAACAAGCACCGGCGATTGATGAAAACACCATTTCGGTTTTAATAGACCGCATCAACCAAGTCACACAAAACTCTAAAGCGCTGCAAGTCGTTGATCTGATCAAGAAGATAGACGATAAGGTCATTATTTTTACAGAATATCGGGCAACCCAGATTTACCTCCAATGGTTCCTTCAGCAAAACGGCATCAGCTCCGTGCCCTTCAGAGGCGGATTTAAGCGCGGGAAAAAAGACTGGATGAAGGATCTTTTTCGAGGAAAGGTCCAGGTTCTGATTGCAACTGAAGCCGGCGGAGAAGGAATTAACCTGCAATTTTGCAATCACATGATCAACTATGACCTGCCATGGAATCCGATGCGCCTTGAGCAGAGAATCGGAAGAATTCACAGGCTCGGTCAGGAGCGTGACGTGCATATTTACAACATGGCGACAAAACATACGGTGGAAGAACATATTTTAAAGCTGCTATATGAAAAAATTCATTTATTTGAAAAAGTGGTCGGTGAACTTGACGATATATTAACGAAAATTCAAGTAAACAATTTCGAAGAACACCTGCACGACATCTTGTACCATTCCGCAACAGAAGAAGAAATGAAAATCAAAATGGACAACTTAACCTCATTTTTGTCTTATAAAAAACAGCAGCCTGCTGAAAAAAGAGGATCTTAG
- the sinR gene encoding transcriptional regulator SinR, whose amino-acid sequence MIGQRIKQYRKEKGYSLSELAEKAGVAKSYLSSIERNLQTNPSIQFLEKVSAVLDVSVHTLLDEKHETEYDGQLDSEWEKLVRDAMTSGVSKKQFREFLDYQKWRKSQKEE is encoded by the coding sequence TTGATTGGCCAGCGTATTAAACAATACCGTAAAGAAAAAGGCTACTCACTATCAGAACTAGCTGAAAAAGCTGGGGTAGCGAAGTCTTATTTAAGCTCAATAGAACGAAATCTACAAACGAACCCCTCCATTCAATTTCTCGAAAAAGTCTCCGCTGTTCTGGACGTCTCGGTTCATACTTTGCTCGATGAGAAACATGAAACCGAATACGATGGTCAATTAGATAGTGAATGGGAGAAATTAGTTCGCGATGCAATGACATCCGGGGTATCGAAAAAACAATTTCGTGAATTTTTAGATTATCAAAAATGGAGAAAATCCCAAAAAGAGGAGTAG
- a CDS encoding YqzE family protein: MKTNDYVKYMTQQLVKYIDTPKDERKERKDVRKETKIPASQQWFGIFPYGFKLWLKRKK; this comes from the coding sequence GTGAAAACGAATGATTATGTCAAATACATGACTCAACAACTTGTCAAATATATAGATACCCCAAAAGATGAGCGAAAAGAACGAAAAGATGTACGGAAAGAAACAAAAATACCTGCTTCACAGCAGTGGTTCGGTATTTTCCCCTATGGTTTCAAGTTATGGCTAAAGCGAAAAAAATAA
- the gcvT gene encoding glycine cleavage system aminomethyltransferase GcvT: MLKRTPLFDLYKKYGGKTIDFGGWELPVQFSSIKKEHEAVRTAAGLFDVSHMGEIEVSGNDSLPFLQRLMTNDISALTPGRAQYTAMCYSDGGTVDDLLVYQKGENHYLLVINASNIDKDLAWMKEHAAGDVQIDHLSDQIALLALQGPKAETILKTLTSSDLSALQPFAFIDEADIIGCKALISRTGYTGEDGFEIYCRTDDAVEIWEKIIDAGEAYGLIPCGLGARDTLRFEAKLPLYGQELTRDITPIEAGIGFAVKHKKQSDFFGKSVLSEQKEKGAKRKLVGLEMIEKGIPRHGYEVFHNGKSVGKVTTGTQSPTLGKNVGLALIAAEASEIGTIVEVEIRKKLVKAKVVKTPFYKR, from the coding sequence ATGCTGAAAAGAACGCCGTTATTTGACCTGTATAAAAAATATGGAGGGAAAACGATTGATTTCGGAGGCTGGGAGCTGCCTGTTCAATTTTCTTCTATCAAAAAGGAACACGAAGCTGTCCGAACTGCAGCCGGGCTGTTTGATGTCTCTCATATGGGAGAAATCGAAGTGTCAGGAAATGACAGTCTGCCTTTTTTGCAAAGGCTGATGACCAATGATATTTCCGCGTTAACACCGGGCCGGGCACAATACACAGCAATGTGCTATTCCGACGGCGGAACCGTCGATGATTTACTTGTCTATCAAAAAGGTGAGAACCATTATTTGCTGGTCATTAATGCTTCTAATATAGATAAAGATTTGGCTTGGATGAAAGAACATGCCGCAGGTGATGTGCAGATTGATCATTTGTCTGATCAGATCGCGCTCTTAGCTCTACAGGGGCCAAAAGCAGAAACAATCTTAAAAACGCTGACGTCTTCAGATTTATCTGCATTACAGCCGTTTGCGTTTATTGATGAGGCTGATATCATCGGCTGCAAAGCGCTTATTTCGCGCACCGGTTATACGGGTGAGGACGGATTTGAAATTTACTGCCGCACGGATGACGCTGTGGAGATATGGGAGAAAATCATTGATGCAGGAGAAGCATACGGACTAATTCCATGCGGTCTGGGCGCACGTGATACGCTCCGGTTTGAAGCGAAGCTCCCCCTTTACGGCCAGGAGCTGACCCGGGATATTACACCGATTGAAGCAGGTATAGGCTTTGCCGTAAAGCACAAAAAACAGTCTGACTTTTTTGGCAAGTCAGTATTGAGTGAACAGAAAGAAAAAGGAGCGAAGCGAAAGCTTGTCGGACTCGAAATGATTGAAAAAGGGATACCGCGGCACGGATATGAAGTGTTCCATAATGGCAAGTCCGTCGGAAAGGTGACAACCGGCACGCAGTCACCGACATTAGGGAAAAACGTCGGCCTTGCCTTAATTGCTGCGGAAGCGAGTGAAATCGGGACTATAGTTGAGGTAGAGATTCGCAAAAAATTAGTGAAAGCAAAGGTTGTTAAAACACCATTTTATAAACGCTAA
- the tasA gene encoding biofilm matrix protein TasA: MGMKKKLSLGVASAALGLALVGGGTWAAFNDIKSTDATFASGTLDLSAKENSASVNLSNLKPGDKLTKDFQFENNGTLAIKEVLMALNYGEFKANGGSNTSAEDFLSQFEVTVLTVGKEGGNGYPKNIILDDANLKDLYLMSAKNDAKAAEKIKKQIDPKFLHASGKVNVATIDGTTAPEYDGVPKTPIDFDQVQMEIQFKDDKTKDENGLMVQNKYQGNSVQLQFSFEATQWNGLTVKKEHTEKDGYIKENEKAHSEDKN; the protein is encoded by the coding sequence ATGGGCATGAAAAAGAAATTAAGTTTAGGAGTTGCTTCCGCAGCACTAGGATTAGCTTTAGTGGGAGGAGGAACATGGGCAGCTTTTAATGACATTAAATCAACGGATGCTACTTTTGCGTCAGGTACACTTGATTTATCTGCTAAGGAAAATTCAGCAAGTGTCAATTTATCAAATTTAAAGCCGGGAGACAAATTGACGAAAGACTTCCAATTTGAAAATAACGGCACACTTGCGATTAAAGAAGTATTAATGGCGCTGAATTACGGTGAATTTAAAGCAAACGGCGGCAGCAATACATCAGCAGAAGATTTTCTAAGCCAGTTTGAAGTAACAGTATTGACAGTAGGAAAAGAGGGCGGCAATGGATACCCTAAAAATATTATCTTAGATGATGCCAACCTCAAGGACTTGTATTTGATGTCTGCTAAAAATGATGCAAAGGCTGCTGAAAAAATCAAAAAACAAATTGACCCTAAATTTTTACATGCAAGCGGTAAAGTCAATGTAGCCACAATTGACGGTACAACCGCTCCAGAATATGATGGTGTTCCAAAGACACCGATTGATTTTGATCAGGTTCAAATGGAGATCCAATTTAAAGATGATAAAACAAAAGACGAAAACGGCCTAATGGTTCAAAATAAATACCAAGGCAACTCAGTACAGCTTCAATTCTCGTTTGAAGCAACACAGTGGAACGGTTTGACAGTCAAAAAGGAACATACTGAAAAAGACGGTTACATTAAAGAAAATGAAAAAGCGCACAGTGAGGATAAAAATTAA
- the sinI gene encoding anti-repressor SinI, which yields MKNAKQEHFELDQEWVELMMKAKEANISPEEIRKYLLLNKKSAHPGPAARSHTINPF from the coding sequence ATGAAAAATGCAAAACAAGAGCACTTCGAATTAGATCAAGAATGGGTTGAATTGATGATGAAAGCCAAAGAGGCAAATATCAGCCCGGAAGAAATACGAAAATATTTACTTTTAAACAAAAAGTCTGCTCATCCTGGTCCGGCAGCCAGAAGTCATACCATAAATCCTTTCTGA
- the sipW gene encoding signal peptidase I SipW, translated as MKMISNILYVIIFTLIIVLTLVVISTRSSGGEPAVFGYTLKSVLSGSMEPEFNTGSLILVKEITDVKELQKGDVITFMQDEHTAVTHRIVDVTKQGDHLLFKTKGDNNAAADSALVSDENVRAQYTGFQLPYAGYMLHFASQPIGTAVLLIVPGVMLLVYAFVTITSAFREIERKTKALETDTKDSTMST; from the coding sequence ATGAAGATGATCAGTAATATTCTCTACGTGATCATCTTTACTCTCATTATTGTACTTACGCTTGTCGTGATATCAACTCGTTCATCCGGGGGAGAACCGGCAGTGTTTGGATACACGCTGAAATCAGTTCTCTCGGGTTCAATGGAGCCCGAGTTCAACACAGGTTCTTTAATATTGGTCAAAGAAATCACCGATGTGAAAGAGCTTCAAAAGGGTGACGTCATTACATTTATGCAGGATGAACATACGGCGGTCACCCACAGGATTGTTGATGTGACGAAGCAAGGAGACCATTTGTTGTTTAAAACAAAAGGGGACAATAACGCCGCAGCTGATTCAGCGCTTGTATCGGACGAAAATGTCCGAGCGCAATATACGGGTTTTCAGCTCCCATATGCCGGCTATATGCTTCATTTTGCCAGCCAGCCAATCGGAACAGCTGTTTTACTGATTGTTCCCGGCGTGATGCTGCTGGTGTACGCTTTTGTGACGATCACTAGCGCCTTTAGAGAAATTGAAAGAAAGACAAAAGCTTTGGAAACAGATACAAAGGACAGCACGATGTCCACTTAA